CAACGTTTGCCTTATCTTTACTCAAACAATGGAGAAGTGGGTCCCCAGAAACGAAATTGGAAATCGAATAGTAAATTCCATTAAATTATAGTAACGAGAAATATGAGACAATGATCAATTTCACCAATTGGAACCAGCCAGCAGGATACTCGAAGCTTGATTGAACCAAAAAAAGGCATACTACCAGATTCCAAGTCACATTTTAGTTCAACAAGACGATTCAGAAATCAAAAAGTGATCCAACaatttgcataaaaaaaaacccagaaacaaaaaaacagatcCTATCTATCATCATCAATTTGTCAACGAAGCAAATGCACGaatgataaacaaaaatataaaaacaaaagaatgagaaGAATGAGAAAGCGTGTGACCGTGGTGGGCGTAGAGATAGGCGTGCCTCCAGGAGTAGATGTGATCCCCAGGTTTCAGTTTGTCCCTCCCGATCTTGTTCGACAGCACTCCCATTTGCTTAATTTGATTTCTCCTCTGCTGAAACTCCCTAAATCTAATTTTTCCTCTGAACAAAACGATCAatcagggagagagagagagagagggagagatagagagagacgAAGGGGACCCAACTCCTGAAAGCAATCGCTTCCTTCGCCTATAAGCATTTCTTCCTTTATTCGTCCCCTTGTATCGCTGTCTCGGCCTCACAACGCCCATTTCTATTTGGGTTACGGCGACGGGACTCTCTCTTTGCCGTTGTCTCGTACTTTCAAACAGTAGGCCCAATATCACCAATCACACCATGCAGTTTGAGGgactttgattattattattattattattattttcatttttaaaataataaaatattctcaaactactactcaagATGAACATCATATGCAAGTGAACTTTTAACTTGTAAATATGTGAAGGAAAAAAGATAGATTAAGAATTTAAGAGCATCTCTACCAACTATTTATTTTTGGCAACTTATAGAAACTAATAATTCAAAAATACGTGTTTTAAGGCTATAATATtatgctattatttttttagtattgtttacaatataacatgcttctatttatagaagaatTACCTTGAATATAAATAGATTTCTACTGATAATTTTTAACTATAGTTAGACTTCAACTATAATTCAGTGATAGTCTTTAAGTGTAATTCAGTGATAGTCTTTAACTGTAAGTCAATGATATTCTTTAACTGTGGCTATAATTCTAGAACTCCATAATATACTGTAACACTACTCAACTATTGTGACTTTGTCGTTTATGCTTTCTATAGTATTTGAAGCCAAACTTCACTAATTACCGTAAAAAGCCTCCAACTTTGTCCTACATGTGTTCTATAACAATTACTTAGGTCTTTACAAACCATAAAGTATTCAACTTAAAGAACATTTACCACTAATTCATGTTCTCATTTGGCCtacgctatatatatatatatatataaacataacaATAGAAGATTAGTGGATAGGTGTAGAGATAGGCGTGCCACCATGAGTAGATATGATCTCTAAATGCACCATGTACTTAAATGGTGCACTTTGAATTAATCATCCATTTGGTCCATGCTAATTTTTGATTACACGCAAGAAAATTTTGGCCTTCATAATCAAGTGGGCCCCTGTTTGACgatgactcaaaaaaaaaaaaaaaaaaattcaatgttgGTTGGATTGGGCTTCTGACCTAAAGGCTCTTTTTGCTTTAAATGTTTGGCCCATTTTGAGTTTGTATTGATTACCACATGTGCTTCCATAATTGAGCTTCCATTTATTGTTGTCATGTTGTGCTGGCAATgtatgcttttcttttctccacGTAAGATGCCCAACAGTGACCTTTCTCTTAAGCCTTAtccacacccaaaaaaaaaaaaaaaatctaaaaaacaaCATCAGCAGCCTTGCTAGGTGCACGACAATGTGCATCGTGCGATTTACATGTCAAaatacttatttaaaaatatctataataaataaatgtaaaatattagatgtttttctaatgtttttttgATGTCCTTTCAGCtgtaatgtgatttttaaaataactaataaattaaaatctaataataataatatcaaattcaaaagtaattttaaaagtcatattacaATTGTAAAAGACATTAAAAGAacacttaatatttttttaaataaatgtaaaaaataatattaccgAAATAAAAGTAATCAGAATAAAAGGATACTCCATTCGGTGAAAGGCTTTCCAGTTTCCATTCGGCTGATGTTCCATTGATTGGATggacacttaaaaaaaataattgttttttttaggtCCAATAAGATGATGCCACGTCAACAGCTCACGCCATGGGTATGAATGGTAATAAGATATAAATAGGCAGCTACAGTTACAAATATTCCAAAGTTACATTGACGCTGAGGCCCAAGAGAAGAGACCAAGCAAAACAAAAGTCTCGTGTCCCCCAAATTCTCAAACCcattcttcatcttcatcaccgcaaaagcaaaacaaagacaaTCCACGGCGATGGCGTCGTTGACTCAGCGTCTCCTCCTCCTCCAGTTGGCAATCCTCGCAGTCCTGACAATCTCAGCCAGCGCCAGGCCCTGCAAGACGCTCGTCATCTCCTCCTACTCCTTCTCCTTCAAGCAAAACCCTTCCGCATCGGGTTTCGTCACCGTCGTCACGGAGATCAGCCGCTTCAACCCTAGGCCAGTCCACGACCGGTCCTTCCCCTCCGAGATCTTCCTATTCCCGGCCCGACACGAGGCCCCGCGTGACCAAATCGAGCCATCGGGATTGAATAAGTACCTGCCCTCCTCCTCCTACGACTTCGACTTCAGCTCGCTCCGGGAGCGCACCAAGGACATTCTGAGCGTGGTGGTGGCTCTGCTATTAGGCGTCGGCTGTGGGGCTCTCACCGCCGCCACCATGTACCTGGCCTGGTCCCTCTTCGCCAACCGCTTCTACGACAGCCGCTATGGCTCTCCCTATTCCGATGATGACGAAGACGACGACGATGACGACGCCAACCCTAAGAAGATGGGATACGTGAAGATTCCGGCCGCCGATTCTGCGCCTGAACCGGTCAAGCAAGTGGTATGAGAGTGGTACATAAGTTAATAAAATTTGGGGTTGATGAAGCCTATGGGACTAGTTTGGATTGTCAAGGTTTATTATTAAAAGAACAAGTGGTAACTTTTGTTGTCTGTATTTGTCAGTTTACATcttaaaattatcttaaaattgTCCTATATATGATCTATATTCTAATACTCTGTGATCTTTTATGCGGTTTATTTATTCATCTCCCAATTTCTTAAATTTCTGATGATTTTACTGTTAGGATTCTATAATTGAATCAATTTGATATGTTCCTCTTGGTTTAATTTTGTAGTTGATTTGATCTCCAATTTCAAATTCGCTATTTTCTTCTATGATGGTGATAATCGCGTCCTATGTTAAGACTATGGATAACTTGCTgttttttgtactttttcttCCGAGTGTGGAGCTATTTTTGCTTACATGTTCCATGTTTCCGGATTGCAAATATACAAGTTCTTGTGCCTGCCGAATTGTGAACCACCTTTCATAATATATCCATTTGATAGACTCcatttgtttctctctctgAGTCATTGGTTCAAATCAAATAGTGGGTGACTGTGTTAAAGttggacaagtggtgatttaacaatgaAACCCAAAAAGTAATAAGTACCTGGACCTGGACTTGGACTTGGAagcctctttttctttttcctttagaaTGTTGCGATACACCAGGTGTACCTTATAGCTCTACCAGTGTGTACATAGAATACAATGGAATGTTGTGGATGGAATATTCATACTGCTTTCTTAAGAGAGAATTTTATAAAGTTTTGATTCAACCATCTCTAATTCCGCTTACCAACtttatacatacatatatacgtGCATATGCATGCATACATAGAATTACTTTGTGTTTcaggataactggtaatttgtGGGTTATGTTTGTTGAATAAgtgtgttaaattattattttatcttttggcTTTGACCAGAGTGGACTTTTAGGGTTGACTGATCCTGCCATGCTAGGTTGGGTTCAGGGGACAAAGCCTTTCTGAGCTTCTTGCGATTAATTTGTGAACATCATGTAGTGGTTGGGAGGGGGAGACTTCCTGACTGAGAAAAAGTTCGGAAGCCTCTTGAAGTGATTTAGGTAAATGCTATGGTACATGGATTAAAGGACTGCTATTCAAGAAACAGCTGGAATAAGAATGTTGTGGTAGTAAGGTCAATTTCTTTGCATGTTTATTCATCCTAGGATTAGTAAGTATTAGAATGTGTAGTATACCTATGGGTATTGCAAGGGTGTGGCCGTGGGCAAATaggcacacaaaaaaaaagttctgtGCTTTGCCATTCCTTTTGTAGGAGTTCCAAGATTTGGAGATCAATGACCTCTTGTATTTAACTTTGATCTGATCCCCAAAACTTAATCGAGGGAGGGGGTAGGAGAGGGGATCATTTGGTAATGACAATCTATATGATCTTAGTTGGTTGGCTCTATTCAGTTGTTACTTGCTGTAAACATTGCAACACTGTTGTTAAGTATGGGTTAAATACTGGGTTTTAACGGGCAAAATTGATGAATTCCCTCTTGCGGGCAAAGGAAGTGGAATGGTCCTGCCTACTTTTGTTAAGTATGGTGTAAATATTGAGCTTTAATGAGCAAAATTGATGAATTCCCTCTCTTGCGGGCCAAGGAAGTGGAATGGTCCTGCCTACCAGTGAGGTGAGTGTAAGACATGGGAATGATCACTAGCTGCTGGGGAAGGTTAAACCATACAAGATTCGAATTTGGGAATGTAGGATATGGAAGGGAAATTTTGAGAGACAATTCTCTTTATTGGTAACATAATGCCCAATATGTTTATGATGGTATAACTCAGTCGGAAGAAATTTGAAATAAGTTTGATCTCAAGTCTTTTTAGTGATAAGTTCCTCCTGGTTTAATTTTGTAGTGGATTTGATATCCAATTTCAAGTTTGCTATTTTCCTCTGTAGTGGTGATACTGTGCTATTTTCCATTTCTCCCGAGTGTAGAGCTACTTTTGCTTATATGTTCCAAATTTCTGGATTGCCATGCCAAACATGAACAAGTTCTTATGCCTACTGAATTTTGGGAATTGCCTGTTGGGAATGTAGGATATGAAAGTAAAACTTTGAGAGGAAATTCTGTTTATTGGTAAGATTCTGCCCTGATTATTGCGACATTTATGTAGGTTCCAGATACGGTATAGGAATTAGTGATTTGATAAGGGTGAgtatttttctgttctttttggTGAAAACAATGCGGAGCTTTGTGTGCTGGTACCCCTTCTCCCTCTGTATTGcgtagaagaaaaaattatattgaaagTTTGGGATTTCACTAGTGCTTTGAGAATGGCTTGAACAACTTAAAGTCCCTATACTAATGAATAAGGATGAAAGTGAAGTTTtgagagatttttattttttatttattagatcTTGAGAGACTTGAGCATTGCAGTACTAATGGCAAATGTTTTGTCATATTAagtatttatcattttattacttatcaTATATTATTAACATTTATAACttgataaatgataaaataataaatatttatatgacAAAATCTCTACtatttaattcaattataaaGATAGAGATCTGAAGAAATTTTAGAATAGCCTGACAGAAGTATCTCCACCGTCTACAAGAAGAATTGTAATAAAAGCACAGGAAATGCTATCATCCCTGGTGATTGTCGCCAATTAAAATGGTGCGGCCTTGTATTCTAAACGCGGCCTATTTTGATTGTGCGTCTTGTCACTCACTAGCATAGTTGTTAATGCCAATGGTATGCCTTTTAAGTATTCAAGATTCTAAaagtctttaattttttaatagtctTATTTAAATTGTTTCAAGAGTcggataattaattaattaggattagGCTTTCCATTACGTCAATTTCATAGAATTAAAGAGAACTTAATGACACCTAAACAACCAAAAGCGATTTAAATTATGCGACTACTATGGTGGATTCCTTTCACCATATTGGAGCTTTCACAGCCCTCTGAAACTTTAATTTGACAAACATAAAGAGAAGCAAGCTTCTATGCTCTCCAAAGATAACAAAGGCATCATTATGGGGAGGGTAAAAAGCTTCCAATGCAAAGCGGCCTTTCATTCTCTTGTTTCGTCGTGGTGCAAGGACAATGATCCACTTCATTTcatgaataaaatttaaagttgATACTTCTAATAATTCCTTATCCAAACACCAACGCCAACCCGAGCTTAAGTAATGGAGATCCGGATCCCCGATCAACATGGGGCTCACCACCTTCACAACACAAGTATTcaatgaaaaagagagagtacCATTTTCCTTTCAGAAATATAATAATGACGATACAAAGGGAAAAGTAAAGTATGTAAAAACAGTCACTAATCAACATATCAAATTCATGCAAGTAAAAACTTACAAATTTGAGAAAGCATGTAAAAGGGCTTACCTTAGCAATGCAGACGACCGAGTTGAACTAGAAAAATAATCTAGAGCAACATAACAGTTCAACTGTAAAGCAAGAACTTGCTTGCTAACACCAGCTTTGTATTTACCAACTCTCAGCTAGAAGTTCACTTATTCATTTATCTTCATCATCGTCATAATCACACCAAAGAAACTTCAAGTGCTTGTCAATGGCAAGTGACATTAAGATGATCTCCTCCATGAGCAGATGCGACCAATCCCCAGCTACAAATTCACAAACCACACCATCCACTTCAATCAAGCTACATCCTGGCACCTTTCTTACCTTTTTCTCTTCCATTACCTTCCTTACTTTTGCCACATCATCCCACTTGTTAGCAGAAGCATACATGTTGGAAAGAAGAACATGAACCCCACCATGGTCTAGACTCTGCTGCACCAAGTGCTCAACCGTTTCTCTACCCAACTCAACATCTCCATGAACTCTACAAGCATTGAGCAATGCACCCAATACATACGAGTCTGGTTTCATTGGCATCTCCCTCACTACCTTCTTTGCCTCTTCTAACATTCCAGCTCTTCCAAAGAGATCTACCAAACACCCATAGTGTTGGACCCCTGGCTTGATCCCATAATCCTGACTCATGCTATAGAAAATTCTCAGCCCTTCATCCACTAGCCCCATTCGACTGCATGCGCTTAAGACGCATATATATGTAACTTCATTAGGTACAACTCCTTCATTCTTCATCCTAACAAACAACTCAATCGCACTTGCACTCTGACCATGATTTGCTAGGCCTGAAATCAATGAAGTAAAGGCAAAAACATCTCTTGTTGGCATCTTATCAAACAAACTACGAGCAGTTTCAATACACCCGCACTTTGCGTACATGTCAATGAGAGCACTGCCCAACACCCTATCTAATTCCATCCCATTTCTATCCACATATGCATGTATCCACCTTCCATGATCCAATGCGCCAAGAAAAGCACACGCAGTGAGTGCACCCACAATGCCAGCATGATTTGGTCGAAACCCAGAAACCTGCATATCATTAAAAAGCTCCAAAGCCTCTTTGAACAAGCCAACCTGTGCATACCCAGTAATCATCGCACTCCAAGAAACCGTATTCTTCTCCGGCATTTGATCAAACAACTCCCGTGCAACCACAACTAGTCCAGCCTTCACGTACCCATTAACCAAAGCTGTCCACGTAATGACGTCTCGGTTTACGCTCGCATCAAACAATTTACGAGCAGAGTCCATGCAGTTACAAGTCGCATACAAATGGATCAACCCGTTCTGCACAAAGTCATAGGATTCCCAGCCCAACCTGACGACTTGGGAATGAAGCGTTAAACCCAAGGAGATATCAGAGAGGCCAGCACAAGCTCTAAGGACGAAAGAGAAGGTGTAGTTGTTTGGTAAGAGGCCACTCTCAAGCATATTCATATACAGAGACAAAGCTTTAACGGGTTCATTTCTCTCCGCAAAAGCTCTGACCATGGTGTTCCAAACGAATGTGGTTCGCTGCGGTAGACGGTGAAAGAGTTGGTAGGCGTGGTTCAAGTCGCCGCGGTCGGACAATGCGCAGAAGGAGATAATCTTGCTAGCGGCTTGAGGATCCGAAAGGGTGCCTGAAACCGTAACTTGGGATTGAATTTGCTTGATATGATTCATGGTCAGGCATTGGTCCAACAGGGCGAGAGCTCTTTGACTACTCGCTTTCATGTATTTGGAGCCAACCCTGATTTCATACCCCTGGAAAATATGCTACAATTTGAACCCTTCCTTTTACGACAAGGAAATGTGTAAAATGAAGTTACTGAAATATTTGTAGCATCTTGCATCATGGCGtgcgctttttttttctttttttttcggtGGTGGATCGCCGGAGAACACCACCATTCGCAGCGGAAGTTTTCTTCACCgccacatgttttttttttttcttcttctctgttttAGGAAATGGCTAGGTTGGGCTTGCATGGATCCTTGTGGTTATCCACAGAATCAGGCCGGGGCCACTAATATGTGGCATTGTAGCCAAATCACAAGCTGGGCCTAACTTGACATGTTGATGGgtattaacaaataatacacGCGTGTGTGCCTCATGTAAAGAGTaaaatgtgatgtgatttttaaaattatcattaaatttaaaataattattattaaattttgatctatcgGTGGTTTAAATGCTACATTACATTTAGGAGGACTTTGGTcattcttatatcattactccttATGCGACATCTCATTACCGCACCTCTTCACGGATGAagctgttttttttatttttgtctttattattattattttaagtggGTTATAATCTCCATGTTCTTATgtgattttatgtgattttatcTTGTTAGGTAGACTTTTGCAACTAATGATCGGGAGTAATGATAGAAGTTACTTTTATGTTACtcaaagaatgatgtggcttttaaaattaccattgatcttgtgattgattattattgaattttgatcaaattgtaattttaaaagccacaccATTCTTAGAGTgatacaagagtgacttctaaaattattcaaatattgGTTCTCATTTTCCTCTTCGACGACTGTTGTATGGAAGTAATGACATCGACTCGGTTGTTGTTGCAGTTGCTTCAACCAGACCAGTGTTTTGGCCTGCTCTAGAAACCGCATTGTAAACTTTTAGCAAAATATACCAAATTCTCATTTTcctattgattatttttattcttaacaCTGTATTTTCCGTTTAGGTTTGTCGTCAAAGAATCCATTatcttttggatttttgttttcttataccCTTTTCTTATTTGCTAAATtgctataataataataataataataattaaataaataaaaaaaccccgCTCGAACAGTACATAAATAGACCTAACTCGAAGTTGTTATAAAGAAGCTCATTGGGTATTGGAGGGGGCAGGCAGGCAGGGTACCAAGGGTTACCAATTTAGCTCTATCACTCACTCTCTCGCCGGCATTTGGTGCTTCTCGTCTCCGTTTCATTTTCCGGCTTTGCAAAGGTACCTTTCATTGTGTATCCCGTTTCTGAGTATAAGGGTCTCGGTTTCAGTTTACTGGTGGCACTTTCGTTGTGTTTGTTTGACTGAAAGTAGTACTAGTATTGCTCATATTGCATTTTCCATATGCAGATGAATCGGGAGAGGCTCATGAAGATGGCCGGTGCCGTTCGCACTGGTGGAAAAGGAAGCATGCGAAGGTCTGAGATGAGATTCTTTCTTGTTTCTCCGAaagatgttttctttttcttttgatgggTTTGAGTTCTTTTTGGAAATCTTTAGTTTGATGTCATGATGTTTTGGTCggttgctttttgtttttaattgagtATGATTTGTTCTTTGAAACTTAGAAAGAAGAAGGCTGTTCACAAAGCCACGACCACTGATGATAAAAGGCTTCAGAGTACCTTGAAAAGGGTTGGGGTGAACACCATCCCTGCCATTGAAGAAGTTAACATTTTCAAGGATGATGCAGTCATCCAGTTTCTTAATCCCAAAGGTTGATCTACTAATCTTAATTTTCTCAGCATTTTatcccatcaatttttttttattgctttcgTTTTTGGCAACCGATGACTAATAATTCTTTTATCTTTCATCCCAGTTCAAGCTTCCATTGCTGCAAACACTTGGGTTGTTACTGGTTCTCCTCAAACAAAAAGTATTTTCCCAtttcattttttcccctttctagcatgcttgttcttttttgttgtctttttttcttcGGCTTTTTCTGTATTCTTAACTATTTGAAGATGTGGTCTAACATGGGTTGCTGAGATAGGAGCTGGTTCATTTAATTTTAGTAGTGTTGCTGGGGCTCTTTTAACTTTATGTTTAAGCATTCCCAGCTTTCCATTCATGTCATATAGTAGGCCCTAACCGGATTTTGGGACTCTTTTAAAGAGATGGTTCTTGGCATTACAATTTTGTTGCTGATTGTCACTGTTGCACTTCTACTTCTTTAATATCTTTCGATGGACAGGAACTAAGAATTGAATTTGTTGTATTTCAGAATTGCAAGATCTTCTCCCAGGGCTCATCAACCAACTAGGTATGATATCATCACGTCTATTCTCCTTACGCTCAAGCCTTAATGTTACTCATTTAGTTCCATGTTGGTATTTGGTTAGAGGCCAGAATTTCTTGAGACCTtaggataaaaaaataagtaaaattacaaattgGCTCACTGTGGGTAGGTATAACTACAAATTACCTCCCTGTCTATTCGCCTTTCATTTGGAGTAAAATCAAATCATCATACTTTTGTCCCAATTGATGAATTCTCTTTGCATGAATGATGCACACTTGTCGAATGAAACGCCAGATTTAGTCCTCAGGAGGcccttttattatatatatataaattacaaaGCTTTTGTAAGCCAAAAAAATTGTCCCTGGGTTAATTCATATGTGCATATACTGTTGCCCAACATCCTGGCATTAGATGTCCCAAACATTATTTATAGAGTCTTTGATGACCGGCTCTTTTCCACCTTCGATGAACCCAACAATTTTATTTCTGCTGATGTCAACTCTTCTACAAATAGGCTTATGTGATTCAAACAAAGATTGCCAATGACTTAATAAAGagtaatataatatatacatattccgGGGCTGATCTTTGAGTGATTAAATTCTGGATATGAAGCAATTTTAACCCAAGGATTACATTTTTCTAGCAGTCTTGAAAGAAACTCTAATTCTATGGGCTTTGGAAGTGAATTTGTTGGTGTTTTCTATCTCAATCTAGTGGGGACTAACTTGCCAATGTCCCCTATGGGCTTGAATTTTCCAGGGCCAGATAACTTGGAGAACCTAAAGAAGCTTGCGGAGCAGTTTCAAAGGCAGCAACCTGCTGGTGCACAGCcaaagcaagaagaagaagaagatgatgaagtcCCAGAGCTTGTTGCTGGTGAAACCTTTGAAACTGCTGCGGAAGATGGCCATACTTCTTAGACTGGTTGGGGGATGGTTTCCAATTGCTTggtctttctttccctttcttccCTTCGGCCCCTATaatggttttctctcacttttctTGAGATGTGTTGTGGAATCCATGGACAGAATTGTAGCATGCATGAGACCTACCCTTTCATTTGAATGTCGGGTATTATTTTTATCAAGTCACGCGGCCCCTTCTTACACTATTCTATTGTTCATTCCTTTCCTTGCAAAGAGAATtaagatcctctctatttcatttgaactgaataatatttagttagttatattaaaggggtattttttttcaatcaaaaagtaaaaagataaaaataccccttcAATATAAGTAACTGGATATTATCTAAGTAACTTGCAAAGAACAGGAATGTTTCCCATGAAACTTCTGCATATGATGCTGAATTCATCTGTAGTTCTTGGGGAGAACTACAGATGAATTCCTGTATCCATGCCGAATTCATCCGATATGAATTAATTTCATATCAGCAGTTTGCAAGCTATAAACTTGGGCCTG
This window of the Corylus avellana chromosome ca5, CavTom2PMs-1.0 genome carries:
- the LOC132181426 gene encoding uncharacterized protein LOC132181426, whose translation is MASLTQRLLLLQLAILAVLTISASARPCKTLVISSYSFSFKQNPSASGFVTVVTEISRFNPRPVHDRSFPSEIFLFPARHEAPRDQIEPSGLNKYLPSSSYDFDFSSLRERTKDILSVVVALLLGVGCGALTAATMYLAWSLFANRFYDSRYGSPYSDDDEDDDDDDANPKKMGYVKIPAADSAPEPVKQVV
- the LOC132181210 gene encoding nascent polypeptide-associated complex subunit beta-like; its protein translation is MNRERLMKMAGAVRTGGKGSMRRKKKAVHKATTTDDKRLQSTLKRVGVNTIPAIEEVNIFKDDAVIQFLNPKVQASIAANTWVVTGSPQTKKLQDLLPGLINQLGPDNLENLKKLAEQFQRQQPAGAQPKQEEEEDDEVPELVAGETFETAAEDGHTS
- the LOC132181462 gene encoding pentatricopeptide repeat-containing protein At5g66520-like; amino-acid sequence: MKASSQRALALLDQCLTMNHIKQIQSQVTVSGTLSDPQAASKIISFCALSDRGDLNHAYQLFHRLPQRTTFVWNTMVRAFAERNEPVKALSLYMNMLESGLLPNNYTFSFVLRACAGLSDISLGLTLHSQVVRLGWESYDFVQNGLIHLYATCNCMDSARKLFDASVNRDVITWTALVNGYVKAGLVVVARELFDQMPEKNTVSWSAMITGYAQVGLFKEALELFNDMQVSGFRPNHAGIVGALTACAFLGALDHGRWIHAYVDRNGMELDRVLGSALIDMYAKCGCIETARSLFDKMPTRDVFAFTSLISGLANHGQSASAIELFVRMKNEGVVPNEVTYICVLSACSRMGLVDEGLRIFYSMSQDYGIKPGVQHYGCLVDLFGRAGMLEEAKKVVREMPMKPDSYVLGALLNACRVHGDVELGRETVEHLVQQSLDHGGVHVLLSNMYASANKWDDVAKVRKVMEEKKVRKVPGCSLIEVDGVVCEFVAGDWSHLLMEEIILMSLAIDKHLKFLWCDYDDDEDK